A region from the Halomicroarcula saliterrae genome encodes:
- a CDS encoding iron transporter — MSEQARKETSEEFDERQKELAAAEGEAYQRSLRHMIEVVAHTGEMVTAGEYIVGFAQEEAEGLYHLTDDGEFEWTEPSGEENCHLEVAVADAADGRFVPEASVTATLAAHDDGEVGPVDMDLLWHPGLYHYGENIHLPGDGTYDIEITVDPPTFRRHDETNGDRYGESVTVRFEDVDVKTGQS; from the coding sequence ATGAGCGAACAAGCCCGCAAAGAGACGAGCGAGGAGTTCGACGAGCGCCAGAAGGAGCTGGCCGCCGCCGAGGGGGAGGCCTACCAGCGCTCGCTGCGACACATGATAGAGGTGGTCGCACACACCGGCGAGATGGTCACAGCGGGGGAGTACATCGTCGGCTTCGCACAGGAGGAAGCCGAGGGGCTCTACCACCTGACCGACGACGGCGAGTTCGAGTGGACGGAGCCGAGCGGCGAGGAGAACTGCCACCTCGAAGTGGCCGTCGCCGACGCGGCCGACGGTCGGTTCGTCCCCGAGGCGTCCGTCACGGCGACGCTCGCGGCCCACGACGACGGGGAGGTCGGACCCGTCGACATGGACCTGCTCTGGCATCCGGGCCTGTACCACTACGGCGAGAACATCCACCTGCCCGGGGACGGCACCTACGACATCGAGATAACCGTCGACCCGCCGACGTTCCGGCGACACGACGAGACGAACGGCGACCGATACGGCGAGTCGGTCACCGTCCGCTTCGAGGACGTGGACGTAAAGACCGGCCAGTCCTGA
- a CDS encoding FAD-dependent oxidoreductase encodes MNGPDSPPDRPAGRHDSLWLATAETTDYDALDGGLRVDTAVVGGGIAGVTTAAKLDAAGQTVALLERDRVLNGVTGHTTAKLTSLHGLVYDHLIDGFGEAQARQYAEANQAAIEDVADTVEARDIDCGFGRAPAYTYVTADADRRQVRAEVDAARQLDLPVSYVEETELPYEVNAAVRFDDQAYFHPRKYLLELARGVADGDGHVFEETTVDDVEDGSPCQVSTDRGTVRADDVVVASHFPVEDDALYFARMRPKRSYVLAVELATDPPEGLYYDPNEPYFSVRPHATDSLVLLGGQNHRTGHADSTEQRYRDLEQQARDHFDIESVEYRWATQDYRSVDKVPFVGRAAPQVSNVYVATGFGGWGMTNGTAAGRLLADEILGRDSPWSDVFKPNRFKARASKSEFLSHNRHAMKHFFSTYLDSQQALDRVALDPGEAGVFESDDDPVALYRDDDGELHARSAVCPHMGCLVSWNDGERSWDCPCHGSRFDVDGDVLDTPAVDGLDEVSLPGED; translated from the coding sequence ATGAACGGACCTGACTCACCACCTGACCGACCGGCGGGGAGACACGACTCCCTGTGGCTAGCGACGGCCGAGACGACCGACTACGACGCCCTCGACGGCGGACTGCGGGTCGACACCGCCGTCGTCGGCGGCGGTATCGCCGGCGTCACGACCGCGGCGAAACTCGACGCCGCCGGACAGACCGTCGCCCTCCTCGAACGGGACCGCGTCCTGAACGGCGTCACCGGCCACACGACCGCGAAGCTGACCTCGCTCCACGGCCTCGTCTACGACCACCTCATCGACGGGTTCGGCGAAGCACAGGCCCGGCAGTACGCCGAGGCCAATCAGGCGGCCATCGAGGACGTGGCCGACACCGTCGAGGCCCGCGACATCGACTGCGGGTTCGGCCGGGCCCCGGCGTACACCTACGTCACGGCCGACGCGGACCGCCGACAGGTCCGCGCCGAGGTCGACGCCGCCCGTCAGTTGGACCTGCCGGTCTCCTACGTCGAGGAGACGGAACTCCCGTACGAGGTCAACGCAGCCGTCCGGTTCGACGACCAGGCGTATTTCCACCCGCGGAAATACCTGCTCGAACTGGCGCGAGGTGTCGCCGACGGCGACGGCCACGTCTTCGAGGAGACGACCGTCGACGACGTCGAGGACGGCTCGCCGTGTCAGGTCTCGACGGACCGCGGGACCGTTCGAGCCGACGACGTCGTCGTGGCGTCGCACTTCCCCGTCGAGGACGACGCGCTGTACTTCGCGCGGATGCGGCCCAAGCGCTCCTACGTCCTCGCGGTCGAACTCGCCACCGACCCGCCCGAGGGACTCTACTACGACCCGAACGAGCCCTACTTCTCCGTCCGACCGCACGCGACGGACTCGCTCGTTCTGCTCGGCGGACAGAACCACCGGACCGGCCACGCTGACAGCACCGAGCAGCGCTACCGGGACCTCGAACAGCAGGCCCGGGACCACTTCGACATCGAGTCCGTCGAGTACCGCTGGGCCACGCAGGACTACCGCTCGGTCGACAAGGTGCCCTTCGTCGGCCGGGCGGCGCCACAGGTCTCGAACGTCTACGTCGCCACGGGCTTTGGCGGCTGGGGGATGACCAACGGCACCGCTGCCGGGCGTCTGCTGGCCGACGAGATTCTGGGGCGCGACTCGCCGTGGAGCGACGTGTTCAAACCGAACCGGTTCAAGGCGCGGGCGTCGAAGTCGGAGTTCCTCTCGCACAACAGACACGCGATGAAACACTTCTTCTCCACCTATCTGGACAGCCAGCAGGCCCTCGACCGCGTCGCCCTCGACCCGGGCGAGGCCGGCGTCTTCGAGTCCGACGACGACCCGGTGGCTCTCTACCGTGACGACGACGGCGAGCTACACGCCCGCTCGGCGGTCTGTCCGCACATGGGCTGTCTGGTCTCGTGGAACGACGGCGAGCGCTCCTGGGACTGTCCGTGCCACGGCTCACGCTTCGACGTCGACGGCGACGTGCTCGATACGCCGGCCGTGGACGGCCTCGACGAGGTCTCCCTTCCCGGCGAGGACTGA
- a CDS encoding DUF6684 family protein: protein MADEPVTAESSDQRDWATFDTLLDVTVNIIPMGILLFFVGLYAVIRPWNWDPGMFVLMHFLTLFPLLLLAVLTYVSARAIASDERGI, encoded by the coding sequence ATGGCCGACGAACCCGTCACTGCCGAGAGCTCCGACCAGCGGGACTGGGCCACGTTCGACACCTTACTCGACGTGACTGTCAACATCATCCCGATGGGGATACTGCTGTTTTTCGTCGGGCTGTACGCCGTGATTCGCCCCTGGAACTGGGACCCCGGGATGTTCGTGTTGATGCACTTCCTGACGCTGTTTCCGCTGCTCTTGCTCGCCGTGTTGACCTACGTCTCGGCGCGGGCGATCGCGAGCGACGAGCGAGGTATCTGA
- a CDS encoding archaea-specific SMC-related protein — MTERDGTMTVAVENLGGIDSSTVSLADGVSVLTGRNATNRTSLLRAIGAALGGSTGALKADADAGSVTLSVDGSRYTRTFERDGGRVRVDGDPYTTSSTLVDQYACLLANNPARRAVARGDAEALRSYIMAPVDTDALEARIRRTRATIESLREERAAAERQRERKPELEARLADHRAALAEVRESLEAVRGSVAAFEADVDDAEAAQAVVDDLRDARETYERVRNQLETQRDALASLRAERDEVRAELDDLAVPDVDRSRLEAEIERLKRRERDIETTVNSLLSIVEFNERLTDRGELPAGGDGEVTDALDPTGETVECWTCGTTVERGAIDERLDDLRDVIDEKRTERNELRSKREDRRADLADVREVVDRRQALEAEVGDIEAEIEEREATVEELEARTETLQSRIDELEAEAEASDELRDSDLLEQYQRRSELAYERGQLEEQIESVEAELDDVREAESRIEEIESRLDEREAELAAARTRIEELERSAVETFNDHMETVRATLGYENVERVWIERAVRDDDDADSEFRLHVVRATEAEVVYEDTVDHLSESEREVIGLVVALAGYLVHDVHETVPFMLLDSLEAIDADRIAALVEYFAAFVPHLVVALLPEDAQALPGEYERIRMGQAPA, encoded by the coding sequence ATGACGGAGCGAGACGGAACCATGACGGTCGCCGTCGAGAATCTCGGCGGTATCGACTCTTCGACGGTGTCGCTGGCCGACGGCGTCTCCGTGCTGACGGGCCGGAACGCCACCAACCGAACGTCTCTGCTACGGGCCATCGGCGCCGCCCTCGGAGGGTCGACGGGTGCGCTCAAAGCCGACGCCGACGCGGGGTCGGTGACGCTCTCGGTCGACGGGTCGCGGTACACGCGCACCTTCGAGCGCGACGGCGGGCGGGTCCGCGTCGACGGCGACCCCTACACGACGTCGTCGACGCTCGTCGACCAGTACGCCTGCCTGCTGGCTAACAACCCCGCCCGGCGGGCGGTCGCGCGGGGCGACGCCGAGGCGCTTCGCTCGTACATCATGGCGCCCGTCGACACCGACGCGCTGGAGGCGAGGATTCGGCGGACCCGGGCGACCATCGAGTCGCTCCGGGAGGAGCGTGCGGCCGCCGAGCGCCAGCGCGAGCGGAAGCCGGAGCTCGAAGCCCGGCTGGCCGACCACCGGGCGGCACTCGCCGAGGTGCGCGAGTCACTGGAGGCCGTCCGCGGGTCGGTCGCCGCCTTCGAGGCGGACGTCGACGACGCGGAGGCGGCCCAGGCGGTTGTCGACGACTTGCGAGACGCCCGCGAGACGTACGAGCGCGTCCGCAACCAGCTGGAGACACAGCGGGACGCGCTCGCCTCCCTGCGTGCGGAACGCGACGAGGTGCGGGCCGAACTGGACGACCTCGCGGTCCCCGACGTCGACCGGAGTCGCCTCGAAGCCGAGATAGAGCGCCTGAAGCGGCGCGAACGCGACATAGAGACCACGGTCAACAGCCTCCTCTCCATCGTCGAGTTCAACGAGCGACTGACCGACCGGGGGGAGCTACCGGCCGGTGGCGACGGCGAGGTCACCGACGCGCTCGACCCGACGGGGGAGACCGTCGAGTGCTGGACCTGTGGGACGACTGTCGAGCGGGGGGCCATCGACGAGCGCCTCGACGACCTCAGAGACGTCATCGACGAGAAGCGGACCGAACGGAACGAACTCCGCTCGAAGCGGGAGGACCGGCGAGCGGACCTGGCCGACGTCCGAGAGGTAGTCGACCGGCGGCAGGCGCTGGAAGCCGAGGTGGGCGACATCGAGGCGGAAATCGAGGAGCGCGAGGCGACTGTCGAGGAGCTAGAGGCCCGCACCGAGACGCTCCAGTCCCGCATCGACGAGCTCGAAGCCGAGGCGGAGGCGTCCGACGAACTCCGCGACAGCGACCTGCTGGAGCAGTACCAGCGCCGCTCGGAACTGGCCTACGAACGGGGCCAGCTCGAAGAGCAGATCGAGTCAGTCGAGGCCGAACTCGACGACGTGCGCGAGGCCGAATCCCGAATCGAGGAGATCGAATCGCGCCTCGACGAGCGCGAGGCGGAGCTGGCGGCCGCCCGCACCCGCATCGAGGAACTGGAACGGTCGGCCGTCGAGACGTTCAACGACCACATGGAGACGGTGCGGGCCACGTTGGGGTACGAGAACGTCGAACGGGTGTGGATCGAGCGGGCGGTCCGGGACGACGACGACGCTGACAGCGAGTTCCGCCTCCACGTCGTCAGAGCGACCGAGGCGGAGGTCGTCTACGAGGACACCGTCGACCACCTCTCCGAGTCCGAGCGCGAAGTCATCGGGCTGGTCGTCGCTCTGGCGGGCTATCTCGTCCACGACGTCCACGAGACGGTGCCGTTCATGCTGCTGGACTCGCTGGAGGCCATCGACGCCGACCGCATCGCCGCTCTGGTCGAGTATTTCGCGGCGTTCGTCCCACATCTCGTCGTTGCGCTCCTGCCGGAAGACGCGCAGGCGCTCCCGGGCGAGTACGAGCGCATCCGGATGGGTCAGGCTCCCGCCTGA
- a CDS encoding bacterio-opsin activator domain-containing protein — protein sequence MSAGRVTDGLRETLAVIEGGEPYTTNEIAAELSVSRRSTYERLTKLTDNGLLETKKVGARGRVWWRPNTANGDESTDGALQQRIRQQGVITELGQSALEDRGVEALMRTTCSQVAETLGNEYCKVLDLGEDGEELLLREGVGWDDGLVGTATVSATDNDSQAAYTLSTDEPVVVRDLAAETRFSGPDLLTDHDVYSGISVIIGTAAEPWGILGTHDTEAKPFSEQDVNFVQSAANILASAIARRTDEQILVRQRKLLAALINLQEVVREITDAVIDQSTREEIESVVCERLAASDSYEFAWIGDTDHRTQTVQVRTEAGVENYLEDISISVDPESEHSEGPTGRAFRTGETQTSQHIRTDPRYSPWCDHAESYGYRSSAAIPIAHEGTVYGVLNVYSDRPNGISGREQTVITQLGEVVGHAIAAVERKRALMSDTVVRLGFHIGDIDSMLGLDAVEGTVSFDQAIPVTDGEYLVYGTVTRDGVELLETVVDRLAYWDEFAIRDWEDTDVTTFEARLEDPPVLTALANAGGALAEAGIDDGTYHMTLELPPSADIRGIIETVQCVYPSAEMLTRQQTTRATQSTSPIFELSDQLTDRQSAVLRAAYYAGFFEWPRELSGGEVASSLDIAAPTFHQHLRKAEKHVFDSLVPTLV from the coding sequence ATGAGTGCAGGGAGAGTGACCGATGGGCTACGGGAGACACTCGCCGTCATCGAGGGGGGCGAGCCGTACACGACGAACGAAATCGCGGCCGAGCTGTCGGTCTCACGGCGGAGCACGTACGAGCGGCTCACGAAACTCACAGACAACGGCCTGCTCGAGACGAAGAAAGTCGGGGCGAGAGGCCGCGTCTGGTGGCGCCCGAACACGGCGAACGGGGACGAGTCGACCGACGGTGCCCTCCAGCAGCGCATCCGCCAGCAGGGGGTCATCACCGAACTCGGCCAGAGCGCGCTCGAAGACCGGGGAGTCGAGGCGCTGATGCGGACGACCTGTTCACAGGTCGCCGAGACCCTGGGTAACGAGTACTGCAAAGTCCTCGACCTCGGTGAAGACGGCGAGGAGCTGTTACTCCGGGAGGGCGTCGGCTGGGACGACGGGCTCGTCGGCACCGCGACGGTGTCGGCGACCGACAACGACTCGCAGGCGGCCTACACGCTGTCGACCGACGAACCGGTCGTAGTGCGAGACCTCGCCGCCGAGACGCGATTCAGTGGCCCCGACTTGCTCACGGACCACGACGTGTACAGCGGCATCAGCGTCATCATCGGGACGGCGGCGGAGCCGTGGGGTATTCTGGGCACCCACGATACCGAGGCGAAGCCCTTTAGCGAACAGGACGTGAACTTCGTCCAGTCCGCCGCGAACATCCTGGCCTCGGCCATCGCGCGCCGGACCGACGAGCAGATACTGGTCCGCCAGCGCAAGCTACTGGCCGCGCTTATCAACCTCCAGGAGGTCGTCCGCGAGATAACCGACGCGGTCATCGACCAGTCCACCCGAGAGGAGATCGAGTCGGTGGTCTGTGAGCGCCTGGCCGCGAGTGATTCCTACGAGTTCGCCTGGATCGGCGACACCGACCATCGGACCCAGACGGTGCAGGTCCGCACAGAGGCGGGCGTCGAGAACTACCTCGAGGACATCAGTATCTCAGTGGACCCCGAGAGCGAACACAGCGAGGGACCGACCGGCCGCGCGTTCCGGACGGGCGAGACACAGACCAGCCAGCACATCCGGACGGACCCGCGGTACAGCCCCTGGTGTGACCACGCCGAGTCGTACGGCTACCGGTCATCGGCCGCGATTCCGATAGCCCACGAGGGGACCGTCTACGGCGTTTTGAACGTCTATTCGGACCGTCCGAACGGCATCAGTGGCCGCGAGCAGACCGTTATCACGCAACTGGGAGAGGTCGTCGGCCACGCCATCGCCGCGGTCGAGCGCAAGCGCGCGCTGATGAGCGACACGGTCGTCAGACTCGGCTTCCACATCGGGGATATCGACTCGATGCTCGGGCTCGACGCGGTCGAGGGGACGGTGTCTTTCGACCAGGCGATTCCGGTCACGGACGGCGAGTACCTCGTCTACGGGACGGTGACGCGGGACGGCGTCGAACTGCTCGAAACCGTCGTCGACCGGCTGGCCTACTGGGACGAGTTCGCGATACGCGACTGGGAGGACACCGACGTGACGACCTTCGAGGCTCGGCTGGAGGACCCGCCGGTCCTCACGGCGCTCGCGAACGCCGGTGGCGCGCTCGCAGAGGCCGGTATCGACGACGGCACGTACCACATGACGCTGGAGCTCCCCCCCAGCGCAGACATCCGGGGCATCATCGAGACCGTCCAGTGTGTCTACCCCAGCGCAGAGATGCTCACCCGACAACAGACCACGCGGGCGACCCAGTCCACGTCGCCCATCTTCGAGCTCAGCGACCAGTTGACCGACCGCCAGTCGGCCGTCCTGCGGGCGGCGTACTACGCGGGCTTTTTCGAGTGGCCCCGAGAGCTGTCCGGCGGGGAAGTGGCCAGCTCACTGGACATCGCGGCGCCGACGTTCCACCAGCACCTACGGAAGGCCGAGAAGCACGTCTTCGACTCGCTCGTTCCGACACTGGTGTGA
- a CDS encoding mechanosensitive ion channel family protein, translating to MTVSTSQVLQLEIPEFLEQTVAQFVGFLPRLAAAVVILLIGWVLGVAAAKLVSGLTDRIELDRMVLETPLGRLMGGSESAVSRTFGVITKWFVYAIAILAAANVLAIQTLSAWIQTVVSYIPAFIAGLAVIIGGFVVADFIGDAIMRTRAATQTDYTTWFATGTRMFLYFTAIVIGLDTMGIDVAILYLFARALAWGLAAAIALGVGIAVGWGAHNYVSNNIDQWMGNVSSAAPEPQQQQTDGGEPASGRRASSNQQSDGGTGTDD from the coding sequence ATGACAGTATCAACGTCACAGGTACTCCAGTTAGAGATACCAGAGTTCCTCGAACAGACGGTCGCACAGTTCGTCGGCTTCCTCCCGCGGCTCGCCGCGGCGGTGGTCATCCTCCTCATCGGGTGGGTGCTCGGCGTCGCAGCGGCGAAGCTCGTGAGCGGACTCACGGACAGAATCGAACTCGACAGAATGGTCCTCGAAACACCTCTCGGCCGGCTGATGGGCGGCTCCGAGAGCGCGGTCTCGCGGACCTTCGGCGTGATAACCAAGTGGTTCGTCTACGCCATCGCCATCCTCGCGGCCGCCAACGTCCTGGCCATCCAGACGCTCTCGGCGTGGATTCAGACGGTCGTCTCCTACATCCCGGCCTTCATCGCCGGTCTGGCGGTCATCATCGGCGGCTTCGTCGTCGCGGATTTCATCGGCGACGCCATCATGCGGACCCGGGCGGCCACCCAGACGGACTACACGACGTGGTTCGCGACCGGGACCCGGATGTTCCTCTACTTTACGGCCATCGTCATCGGCCTCGACACGATGGGCATCGACGTGGCTATCCTCTACCTGTTCGCCCGGGCGCTGGCCTGGGGGCTCGCCGCGGCCATCGCGCTCGGCGTCGGTATCGCCGTCGGCTGGGGCGCGCACAACTACGTCTCCAACAACATCGACCAGTGGATGGGGAACGTCTCCTCGGCGGCCCCGGAGCCACAGCAACAGCAGACCGACGGCGGTGAGCCGGCCAGCGGACGGCGAGCCTCGTCGAACCAGCAGTCCGACGGTGGCACGGGGACCGACGACTGA
- a CDS encoding four-helix bundle copper-binding protein — MSQTQYSGSSTAQQGYQSQSQQQDAGQLPQQYRQSLSGVAQAIEVCGWCADKCIEEANPNMVECIKLCEDVVEIGETLLAVAPRSSRFTSDLVQTFERAAQACAQECGQHAHSHCQECAAVLPQASQMARQLSGQSRGMSQQQGGQQTQQFAGGQTAQQFSQ; from the coding sequence ATGTCCCAGACACAGTACAGCGGTAGTTCGACAGCACAACAGGGGTACCAGAGTCAGTCACAGCAGCAGGACGCCGGTCAGCTCCCACAGCAGTACCGCCAGAGCCTCTCGGGGGTCGCACAGGCCATCGAGGTGTGTGGCTGGTGTGCCGACAAGTGTATCGAGGAGGCGAACCCGAACATGGTCGAGTGTATCAAGCTCTGCGAAGACGTCGTCGAGATCGGTGAGACCCTGCTCGCGGTCGCTCCGCGGTCCTCTCGCTTCACCTCGGATCTCGTACAGACGTTCGAGCGGGCTGCACAGGCCTGTGCACAGGAGTGTGGCCAGCACGCCCATTCGCACTGCCAGGAGTGTGCCGCGGTGCTTCCGCAGGCATCCCAGATGGCGCGACAGCTCTCCGGACAGAGTCGCGGCATGAGCCAGCAACAGGGCGGCCAGCAGACCCAGCAGTTCGCCGGCGGGCAGACGGCCCAGCAGTTCTCGCAGTAA
- a CDS encoding extracellular solute-binding protein produces MTVGDSPTGRRALLAAVPTALCGLSGCAGVLGGSPSVSLLVAGSLNNAVENGLRSAVDARLQPEAYGSAVVARLVADGRKDPDIVSLADVALFDALLSAEWVAEFATNALVVVYNPETAAGERLANGAPWYDVLLEDDTSLGRTDPDLDPLGYRTLFCLDLATDYYGTDLDLREAIPGPDQRYPETQLVSQFETGAIDAAVVYRNMATERGYDYVDLPAEIDLSDPTLTERYGATSYELPDGTVVSGDVISYGSTLRHESQRTREVFEAHITGEYLTEFGFTVPDDYPRYTGNVPESITN; encoded by the coding sequence ATGACTGTGGGTGACTCGCCGACCGGCCGCCGCGCGCTCCTCGCCGCGGTGCCCACTGCTCTCTGTGGCCTGAGCGGCTGTGCGGGCGTTCTCGGAGGCTCCCCGTCAGTTTCGCTGCTCGTCGCGGGGAGTCTGAACAACGCCGTCGAAAACGGCCTCCGGTCGGCGGTCGACGCGCGCCTCCAGCCGGAGGCGTACGGCTCCGCCGTGGTGGCCCGACTGGTCGCCGACGGGCGGAAAGACCCCGACATCGTCTCCCTCGCGGACGTTGCCCTGTTCGACGCGCTGCTCTCGGCCGAGTGGGTCGCCGAGTTCGCCACGAACGCGTTGGTCGTCGTCTACAACCCCGAGACTGCGGCCGGGGAGCGACTCGCGAACGGTGCGCCGTGGTACGACGTGCTGCTGGAGGACGACACCTCGCTGGGCCGGACCGACCCGGACCTGGACCCGCTTGGCTACCGGACGCTGTTCTGTCTCGACCTGGCGACCGACTACTACGGAACGGACTTGGACCTCAGGGAGGCCATCCCGGGGCCCGACCAGCGCTACCCGGAGACCCAGCTCGTCAGCCAGTTCGAGACCGGCGCTATCGACGCCGCCGTCGTGTACCGCAACATGGCCACGGAACGGGGCTACGACTACGTGGACCTCCCGGCCGAAATCGACCTGAGCGACCCCACACTGACCGAACGTTACGGGGCGACCAGCTACGAACTGCCCGACGGGACCGTCGTCTCGGGCGACGTCATCAGCTACGGCTCGACGCTGCGACACGAGTCACAGCGGACCCGCGAGGTCTTCGAGGCGCACATCACGGGCGAGTACCTGACCGAGTTCGGCTTTACCGTCCCCGACGACTACCCCCGCTACACTGGCAATGTCCCGGAATCGATCACGAACTGA
- a CDS encoding DUF7344 domain-containing protein, producing the protein MNSPDISHLDETARHRLLADDQRRFVIASLRVVPCGNETTLDELATTLDGMAQREAVPDAGYRQNLRCRLHHVHLPMLDDAGVIDYDSRTKQIRLGARGTATALAESW; encoded by the coding sequence ATGAACTCACCAGACATTTCCCACCTCGACGAGACGGCACGCCACAGACTCCTGGCCGACGACCAGCGTCGGTTCGTCATCGCGTCGCTGCGGGTGGTCCCCTGCGGGAACGAGACGACACTGGACGAACTGGCGACTACCCTCGACGGGATGGCGCAGCGGGAGGCTGTGCCGGACGCCGGCTACCGACAGAACCTCCGCTGTCGCCTCCACCACGTCCACCTCCCGATGCTGGACGACGCGGGAGTCATCGACTACGATTCCCGGACGAAACAGATCAGGCTCGGCGCTCGGGGCACCGCGACGGCCCTGGCAGAGTCCTGGTAA
- a CDS encoding ABC transporter permease: MSRNRSRTEAVVGRFDWLSVSFVLGGLLLCYYLVPLLSLVLSQPPGTVVRRLGSPTVRSAAATSLTTSLLSTALATVFGLGLAYWLARTEGLLQTVLTSLVVLPLVLPPVVSGMLLLTVVGRGTLLGQLAAANGLRLTGSLVGVVLAQTFVASPFVVITAKAAFESVDRSLEDAARTLGQDRLATFRRVTLPLAWPGILAGITLAFARAIGEFGATIMLAFYPRTLPVQIWVSFQSLGVENAFTVAVILVGVAVATLVVLNALGTNPLE, translated from the coding sequence ATGTCCCGGAATCGATCACGAACTGAGGCGGTCGTCGGGCGGTTCGACTGGCTCTCCGTGTCGTTCGTCCTCGGCGGCTTGCTCCTGTGTTACTACCTCGTGCCGCTGCTCTCGCTGGTCCTCAGCCAGCCACCGGGAACCGTCGTCCGGCGGCTGGGGTCACCGACCGTCCGCTCCGCGGCGGCGACGTCGCTGACTACCTCGCTGCTCAGCACGGCGTTAGCCACCGTCTTCGGGCTCGGACTCGCGTACTGGCTGGCCCGCACGGAGGGCCTGCTGCAGACAGTCCTGACCTCGCTGGTCGTCCTCCCGCTCGTCCTGCCACCGGTCGTCAGCGGGATGCTGTTGCTGACGGTCGTCGGGCGGGGGACACTGCTCGGTCAGCTCGCGGCCGCGAACGGCCTTCGGTTGACCGGCTCGCTCGTCGGCGTCGTCCTCGCGCAGACGTTTGTCGCCTCACCGTTCGTCGTTATCACGGCCAAAGCGGCCTTCGAGAGCGTCGACCGCAGCCTCGAAGACGCCGCGCGCACGCTCGGACAGGACCGACTCGCGACCTTCCGGCGGGTGACGCTGCCGCTGGCCTGGCCGGGCATCCTGGCCGGCATCACGCTCGCGTTCGCCCGCGCCATCGGGGAGTTCGGTGCGACGATCATGCTCGCGTTCTACCCGCGGACGCTGCCGGTCCAGATATGGGTCTCCTTCCAGTCGCTCGGGGTGGAGAACGCGTTCACGGTGGCGGTCATCCTCGTCGGCGTCGCCGTGGCGACGCTCGTCGTGCTCAACGCGCTGGGGACGAACCCACTGGAGTGA
- a CDS encoding DUF5789 family protein — protein MTNDQTGGDSREQGVEFGGLMDQLRDHDYPTTLEQLLEEYGQAELELADGSETLDSVLSEQSESSGEVRYESAEEVHQSVLNMVGDRAVGRADYSDRGGSLQDEVEEGETDGDQSL, from the coding sequence ATGACGAACGACCAGACAGGCGGCGACTCGCGTGAACAGGGCGTCGAGTTCGGCGGGCTGATGGACCAGCTACGTGACCACGACTATCCGACGACGCTGGAGCAGTTGCTCGAAGAGTACGGCCAGGCGGAGCTGGAGCTGGCCGACGGCTCCGAGACGCTCGATAGCGTCCTCTCCGAACAGTCCGAGAGCAGCGGCGAAGTCCGGTACGAATCGGCCGAGGAGGTCCACCAGTCCGTTCTCAATATGGTCGGTGACCGAGCCGTCGGCCGCGCCGACTACAGCGACCGCGGGGGGTCGCTGCAGGACGAGGTCGAGGAGGGCGAGACTGACGGCGACCAGTCGCTGTAG
- the rdfA gene encoding rod-determining factor RdfA — protein sequence MSDADRVAVPRQSACSCKIGRTAETYGIEGLDDRLLTDREDGASLRRLETVVNEAVLRAALRGADIDYVRDVSAIYRKLTDDDTSAGVRTETEAWLSRTGVDPDELRGDFVSYQTVRTHLRSCLDVDTTRERSLSVEDAEGTIEWARSRSSGIVERTIERLRDTDGFHSGSVDVTHVIRVSCADCGASYPVETFLERGGCDCDTDG from the coding sequence ATGAGCGACGCGGACCGGGTGGCGGTCCCTCGGCAGTCGGCCTGTTCCTGTAAAATCGGCCGGACGGCGGAGACGTACGGCATCGAGGGACTCGACGACCGGCTGCTGACGGACCGCGAGGACGGCGCGAGCCTCCGCCGTCTCGAAACCGTCGTCAACGAGGCCGTTCTGCGGGCGGCGCTGCGAGGGGCCGACATCGACTACGTGCGTGACGTGTCGGCCATCTACCGGAAACTCACCGACGACGACACGAGCGCGGGCGTCCGGACGGAGACGGAGGCCTGGCTGTCGCGGACCGGCGTCGACCCCGACGAACTCCGCGGGGACTTCGTCTCCTACCAGACAGTCCGCACGCACCTCCGAAGCTGTCTCGACGTCGACACCACCCGGGAGCGCTCGCTCTCCGTCGAGGACGCCGAAGGGACCATCGAGTGGGCCCGGTCCCGGAGCAGCGGCATCGTCGAGCGGACCATCGAACGGCTCCGTGACACCGACGGGTTCCACAGCGGCTCCGTCGACGTGACCCACGTCATCCGGGTCTCCTGTGCCGACTGCGGGGCCAGCTACCCCGTCGAGACGTTTCTCGAACGTGGCGGCTGCGACTGTGACACCGATGGTTGA